AATGCTTTCTGAAATTCAGCGCTGGCCCGTTGCTCATCAGACGCACCATAATACATCTCCATAATTTCAGCTTCATCACCCTTTACCGTGCTGAGTGCCTTATTTAACACGGCCTGATCGTCGTTCAATGGTGTACCACTCAAGGTAGCATTCGACAATGAATCGGCCGATTGTATATTGATTTCACCTTGTTCTAAATAAATAGGTAAAATATCCGGCGACTCCAGCTCCATAACAGGCTCTCCTTCATGAGCAAGCACTAGCACCGCACTCAACGGATCTTCTACCGACCCGGTAAACGTAAAATCGCCATTGGCCACTTCACTGGAGTCGAGCTGATTCTCCCCCTCCACACGATACGATATATAGGCCTTTGCCGGCGAATTCAACTTTCCAACCTTACCCTTAACGGTAAACGTTTGCTGCGCATACGTTAGTACGGGAATCATAGTTATCGCCACTATAATAAATTTCTTCATTTTTTCACGATTTATACCACTTGACAATTATACATTATACTTGCAAATGTAACATTTAATTCAAACCTATCTCAACAAGATATTGCTTATTAATTCATTATGATGGATATGTTACAAGTATTTGCCATGTCTTACTTTTTTCCTAAATTGCGCACCATACGAAGTACATAAACGTTTTTATCGTGGGAAATCCTTATAACATCGCAGTAGAGTTAACGCAAAACTCTCATTTAGGGCAGGTTGACTTTAACAACCTTAAGTTCGGACAGATTTTATCTGACCACATGTTGGTTGCAGATTATGATGATGGCGAATGGAAGGATATCAAAATTGTTCCTTACGCAAATATCAGCATTAGCCCTGCTACATCAGCCCTACACTATGGGCAAGCGATATTTGAAGGTATTAAAGCTTACAAGTTTTCCGACGGTCAAGTAAGTATCTTCAGGCCGGACAAAAATTTCGAAAGGTTCAACAGGTCTGCGGCGCGCCTGGAGATGCCTACATTGCCAAAAGAGATTTTCATCGACGGACTAAAAAAATTGATAGCTATCGATCAGGCTTTTGTTCCTTCAAATGCGGGAGCATCGTTATATATTAGACCCTTCATGTTTGCAACGGAAGCAGCCTTGGGCGTCCATCCATCAAAATCTTATAAATTCATCATTATTACCGGTCCCGTTGGTGCTTATTACAATAAACCTTTGCGGGTAAAAGTGGAAACGCACTTTACACGCGCCGCCGCAGGTGGAGTTGGTTTTTCGAAAAATGCCGGAAACTACGCGTTAGCGTTACACCCAACGCGACTAGCACAGGAGGAAGGCTTTGATCAGCTCATTTGGACGGATGCAAAAGAACATAAATTCATTGAAGAAGCAGGCACAGCCAATCTCGTATTTATGTTGGGAGACACCTTAATTACTCCTGGATCTGAAACAGTCTTGCAAGGAGTGACGCGACACAGCATTATGGATATTGCTAAAAGCTGGGGAATCAAGACAGAAACCAGGGATGTTAGTGTGGAAGAATTAATACGTGGCATAGAAGACGGTTCTGTAACTGAGGCTTTCGCCGCTGGAACCGCTGCGACATTAACCCCCATTTCTGAAATCGGCTTTGAAGGCAAAATCTATAAATTAAGTGATCCTGAAACTCGCCCATTCTCTAAAAAAGTGGTAAACTATCTGAACGATCTTCGATACGGTAAAATAGAAGACGCTTTCGGCTGGAACTTTCTGGTGTAATACACTAAAAACACCTGCTAATAAGGAAGCAAATCCTTATTAGCAGGTGTTTTTTTATTTATTATCTTTCGGTTTCTTTTTAAATACCTCTTTCAAAAAGCCTCTCACTTTCCCTACTGTTTTATCAGCACTTTCTGCGGTATTCATCAATTTAGCTTCCCGTTCTTTGGTTACACCAGCACTAGCCTTCACGCCTTCCATTAAACTCTTCCAGAAAAAGTTAAAAAAAGAAGCTGTTAAGGGTCTTCGATAATTAATAGGGCCTGGATGGAATTTTTCGTTGGCATCTGGATTACTATCATTAATGATGAATTTATTGGCCAATGTATTAACTACCCGGTTACCAGATTGCTTACCCTCTTCTTTCTTTAAAAGGATATTAACCGCCAGATCTGTGTAATAAAATTGTACATTTCCTCTTGCCCTATATTCATCTGCCCTTACATGAAAACTAAGCTTTCGGAAATTTCCAGAACTGATTTCAATCATCGCTAAGGGTTTTGTCAGAGGATTTAATGCCATCGCATTCATGTTTGTCAACGCGCCTTTATAGCTGAAAGCGCCCAATTTATCATCCATATCAAAGCTGAACTGTATCTGCAGGTGGCCATTATTCATAAACCTGGAGTGTATATCAGCCGTCAGAAACTTATTCTGTGCCAACGCTACCGAATCATTGGTAATATTATAAAAAGTCCCTTTCGTTCTATCGAACGTAACTTTACCCGTCTGACCTGTCTTACCATTATGCTCCACATAACTGATATCTGTCTCCTTTAACATTAAGGTGTCGATCTTTAGTGGCAGGGCCAATTTTCTAAGTTGCTGATGTGGATACTTCCCTATTTTTTCTTTCTTTGGTTTTCTTGGATAGGCTGTATTATTATAAACTTCCACTTTCGCTTTTCCAATTTGCGCATTCCCCGCGTATAATCG
This Olivibacter sp. SDN3 DNA region includes the following protein-coding sequences:
- a CDS encoding branched-chain amino acid aminotransferase codes for the protein MGNPYNIAVELTQNSHLGQVDFNNLKFGQILSDHMLVADYDDGEWKDIKIVPYANISISPATSALHYGQAIFEGIKAYKFSDGQVSIFRPDKNFERFNRSAARLEMPTLPKEIFIDGLKKLIAIDQAFVPSNAGASLYIRPFMFATEAALGVHPSKSYKFIIITGPVGAYYNKPLRVKVETHFTRAAAGGVGFSKNAGNYALALHPTRLAQEEGFDQLIWTDAKEHKFIEEAGTANLVFMLGDTLITPGSETVLQGVTRHSIMDIAKSWGIKTETRDVSVEELIRGIEDGSVTEAFAAGTAATLTPISEIGFEGKIYKLSDPETRPFSKKVVNYLNDLRYGKIEDAFGWNFLV